The Kordia sp. SMS9 DNA window TGTACACGAACTTACCGAATACGGGATTGAAGTTGAGGTATTTGACGACAATGTAAATGCTGCTGAAGTAAAAAAGGAATACGATATTGATTTGGTTTCGACGATTTCAAACGACACCAGAGCGATTATTTTGGCAGTTGCCCATAAAAGTTTCAATAAAATTGACGTAACTCCCTTTTTTAAAGCAGGATGTATTATTTTTGACGCGAAAAATTTCTTCCCTAAACCAATAGTTACAGAGAGATTATAGCCGTAAAACACTAAATAAAGAACAAAAACAAACTGATGAAAAAAAACCTAATTGTATTTGGTACACGACCAGAAGCTATTAAAATGGCACCGCTGGTAAAAGAATTTTTAAAACACCAAGACACTTTTGAAACAAAAGTTTGTATCACGGCACAGCACAGAGAAATGCTGGATCAGGTACTGTCATTTTTTGAAATTACGCCAGATTATGATTTGGATTTGATGAAGCCGAATCAAAACTTATATGGTTTAACAGCAGATATCATTACGAACTTAAAACCTGTGTTGGAAGATTTTCAACCAGATTATGTATACGTTCACGGAGATACAACCACGACAATGGCAACAAGTATTGCCGCTTTTTATTCAGGTGCAAAAGTATGTCATGTAGAAGCTGGGTTGCGTACCTTTAATAAAAGATCGCCGTTCCCAGAAGAAATCAACCGATGTGTTACGGGAAGCATTTGCGATTATCACTTTTCTCCAACAGAAACATCCAAACAAAACCTGCTGAACGAAAACGTAGCAGACGAAAACATATTAATCACGGGGAATACCGTAATTGACGCGTTGCATTTTAGCGCAGCCAAAGTAAAATCGGACGGTTTTCAAGATCAAGAAATTGAAGACGTAAAAGAAGTATTGGACACTTCGAAACGCTTGATTTTAGTCACAGGTCACCGTAGAGAAAATCACGGACAAGGATTTATCAACATTTGCTCGGCGTTGAAGCAAATTGCAACGGATCATCCAGATACACAAATTATTTATCCTGTACACTTAAACCCGAACGTACAAAAACCCGTATACGAATTGTTAGCGGATATTGATAATGTGAATTTAATCAAACCATTATCGTATCCTGCATTTGTATGGTTAATGGACAAATCGAGCTTAATTATTACCGACAGTGGCGGCGTACAAGAAGAAGCACCAAGTTTAGGAAAACCTGTATTGGTAATGCGTGATACTACTGAACGACCAGAAGCGGTAGACGCAGGAACGGTTTTATTGGTAGGAACGGACACCGACAAAATTATTAGCGAAGCAAACAAATTACTAACAGACGAATCAGCTTATCACAAAATGAGTAAACTACACAATCCGTATGGAGATGGAACGGCTTGTGATAAGATCGTAACATACATGTCAAAATTACACTAAAACATCATGGGAAGTAACAAACCAAGCGTTGTCATGGTAGGTCTAGGATATATTGGACTTCCAACAGCAGCCTTAATTGCAAGTAAAGAAATTACAGTAACCGGCGTTGATATTCATCAACATGTGGTAGATACTATTAACAAAGGAGAAATTCACATTGTAGAGCCAGATTTAGATGGCTTGGTGCATCATGTGGTAAAACAAGGATATTTAACCGCAAGTACATCGCCAGTAGAAGCAGATGTATATTTAATTGCCGTACCAACACCTTTTAAGGGCGATTACGAACCAGATATTTCGTATGTAGAATCGGCAACGAGAGCGTTATTGCCAACCTTGAAAGAAGGCGCTTTGGTCATTGTAGAATCGACAAGTCCTGTAGGAACTACCGAAAAAATGCAAGCCGTTATTGAAGCGGAACGTCCTGAATTGATCGGAAAAATATACATGGCATACTGCCCAGAACGTGTGTTGCCAGGAAACGTAATTTACGAATTGGAGCATAACGATAGAGCTATTGGTGGAATCAATGCGGAATCGACGGAAAAAGCAGTGGAATTTTACAGACACTTTGTAAAAGGAGAATTGCACAGAACCAACTCTAAAACAGCAGAAATGTGTAAGTTGGTGGAAAACTCTTCGAGAGACGTACAAATTGCGTTTGCCAATGAACTTTCCATGATTTGTGATGAAGCAGGCATCAATGTTTGGGAATTGATCAACTTAGCCAACAAACATCCGCGTGTAAACATCTTACAGCCAGGAACTGGTGTTGGTGGACACTGTATTGCAGTAGATCCATGGTTTATTGTGTCTGAATTTCCAGAAAAAGCAAAAATTATTCGTTCTGCAAGAGAAATCAACAACTACAAAACAGAATGGGCCATTGAAAAGGTAAAAAACACAGCTTTACAATTTAAAATTGACAATGGTAAAGATGCAAAAATCGCGTGTATGGGATTGGCATTTAAACCAAATATTGACGATTTACGTGAATCGCCAGCATTATTAGTAGTTGATACCTTAGTAAATGATGGTTTCAATGTATTAGCGGTGGAGCCAAACATAAAATCGCACACAAAATTTGAAATTCACGACGTAGATGATGCGCTTTCGGAAGCAGATATTGTTGTATATTTAGTAGCACACAGAGAATTTTCTAATTTAGAAAAAACAGCAAGTACACTCGATTTTTGTGGAGTGTTTAAATAAAATAGTACGTTTAGTGCGCAATTTTGTTTTAAGTTGATCTTAGCGTAGAATTGCGTGCTAAAAACTTTATAAAAAATGTTTTTTAACTCGTTAGACTTTGCCATCTTTTTCCCCATAGTATTTATACTATATTGGGTGTTTTCACAAAATTTAAAACAGCGAAATGCTTTCATATTAATTGTAAGTTACATTTTTTATGGTTGGTGGAATTGGAAATTTTTATCACTCATCATCATTAGTTCGTTTGTTGATTATTTTGTGGGGAAGAAACTTGGAAAAGAAGAAAATCAGAAGAAGCGGAAAGGCTTATTAATACTGAGTTTATTCGTAAATTTAGGCTTTCTCATTTACTTCAAATACTTCAATTTCTTTATAGAATCTTTTGTAGATGCATTTAGTTTATTCGGAAAAGAACTCGAAATATCTACGCTCGAAATCATTTTGCCAGTTGGAATTAGCTTCTACACATTCCAAACGTTAAGTTATACAGTTGATATTTACAAAAAGAAATTTCAACCTACCAATGACATGATTGCGTTTTTTGCATTCGTAGCATTCTTTCCACAATTAGTCGCAGGACCTATTGAAAGAGCCTCACACTTATTGCCACAGTTTTTTGAAAAGTATAAATTTAACTATCAGCAGGTAAAAAGTGGATTGTTGTTGATGTTGTGGGGACTTTTTAAGAAGATGGTTATTGCGGATAGAGTGGCACTTTTGGTCAACGAAACCTACAATAACGTCGGAAGTTATTACGGGATGGAATTTGTAGTGGGAACCATCTTTTTTGCCTTCCAAATTTATTGTGATTTCTCAGGATATTCAGACATTGCCATTGGAGCTGCCAGAACCATGGGGTTTGATTTAATGAAAAACTTTGACA harbors:
- the wecB gene encoding non-hydrolyzing UDP-N-acetylglucosamine 2-epimerase; amino-acid sequence: MKKNLIVFGTRPEAIKMAPLVKEFLKHQDTFETKVCITAQHREMLDQVLSFFEITPDYDLDLMKPNQNLYGLTADIITNLKPVLEDFQPDYVYVHGDTTTTMATSIAAFYSGAKVCHVEAGLRTFNKRSPFPEEINRCVTGSICDYHFSPTETSKQNLLNENVADENILITGNTVIDALHFSAAKVKSDGFQDQEIEDVKEVLDTSKRLILVTGHRRENHGQGFINICSALKQIATDHPDTQIIYPVHLNPNVQKPVYELLADIDNVNLIKPLSYPAFVWLMDKSSLIITDSGGVQEEAPSLGKPVLVMRDTTERPEAVDAGTVLLVGTDTDKIISEANKLLTDESAYHKMSKLHNPYGDGTACDKIVTYMSKLH
- the wecC gene encoding UDP-N-acetyl-D-mannosamine dehydrogenase, whose translation is MGSNKPSVVMVGLGYIGLPTAALIASKEITVTGVDIHQHVVDTINKGEIHIVEPDLDGLVHHVVKQGYLTASTSPVEADVYLIAVPTPFKGDYEPDISYVESATRALLPTLKEGALVIVESTSPVGTTEKMQAVIEAERPELIGKIYMAYCPERVLPGNVIYELEHNDRAIGGINAESTEKAVEFYRHFVKGELHRTNSKTAEMCKLVENSSRDVQIAFANELSMICDEAGINVWELINLANKHPRVNILQPGTGVGGHCIAVDPWFIVSEFPEKAKIIRSAREINNYKTEWAIEKVKNTALQFKIDNGKDAKIACMGLAFKPNIDDLRESPALLVVDTLVNDGFNVLAVEPNIKSHTKFEIHDVDDALSEADIVVYLVAHREFSNLEKTASTLDFCGVFK
- a CDS encoding MBOAT family protein, giving the protein MFFNSLDFAIFFPIVFILYWVFSQNLKQRNAFILIVSYIFYGWWNWKFLSLIIISSFVDYFVGKKLGKEENQKKRKGLLILSLFVNLGFLIYFKYFNFFIESFVDAFSLFGKELEISTLEIILPVGISFYTFQTLSYTVDIYKKKFQPTNDMIAFFAFVAFFPQLVAGPIERASHLLPQFFEKYKFNYQQVKSGLLLMLWGLFKKMVIADRVALLVNETYNNVGSYYGMEFVVGTIFFAFQIYCDFSGYSDIAIGAARTMGFDLMKNFDSPYFSKSITEFWRRWHISLSTWFRDYVYIPLGGSRDGKYRTYLNLFLVFLISGIWHGAAMTFVIWGAVHGIIIVLEKATGSFRKNIFKTIKLTKKNIVGRLFFMTVTFIIVCFAWIFFRANSLKDALAIVGKVFAFDKGEKTVISEIGMDTPNFYAALIFIALMIVFEIIHKRKSMVVTLAKQNIVVRWSFYIIAALILVTFGIYGSYDESQFIYFQF